From Trueperaceae bacterium, a single genomic window includes:
- a CDS encoding EAL domain-containing protein, translated as ATLARLQRHGVRIAIDDFGTGYSSLAYLRDLPINTVKIDRTFINDLVSPMRGPRFAHALVEAIIRLAAHLELDVLAEGIEEKEQADLLKELGCGLAQGFHYSRPMAPSELDAFMQARDSSIRSDGESAPLLGPS; from the coding sequence GCCACTCTCGCGCGCCTGCAACGCCACGGCGTTCGAATCGCTATCGATGATTTCGGGACGGGCTACTCGTCGCTCGCCTACCTACGCGACCTGCCCATCAACACGGTAAAGATCGACCGCACCTTCATCAACGACCTGGTATCGCCCATGCGCGGTCCGCGCTTCGCCCACGCGCTGGTCGAGGCGATCATCCGCCTCGCCGCCCACCTCGAACTCGATGTGCTGGCCGAGGGGATCGAGGAGAAGGAACAGGCCGACCTGCTGAAGGAGTTGGGCTGCGGGCTGGCGCAAGGGTTCCACTACTCGCGGCCGATGGCGCCGAGTGAACTCGACGCGTTCATGCAGGCTCGCGACTCCTCGATCCGCTCGGATGGCGAGTCCGCACCGCTGCTGGGGCCGAGTTGA